Proteins encoded within one genomic window of Amycolatopsis nigrescens CSC17Ta-90:
- a CDS encoding phage baseplate assembly protein V produces MSTIVDTIAAIVRNELSAVRGTELGVVEDVYPHRDSDDDNNYGCDVTLKNSGLALKRVPVATGHVGTVAIPNIGDLVLVAFAQGDVNSPIIIGRLYNDIDRPTLSTTDEVVFRLPLAEPDDKSVLAAIRNHADGSPPRELVIEMPPKITVRIVDGVVTATAGKTELKLDQSGASGGTVTVSSGSTTITMDQDGDVRLSSAGSVSFTAAKDLTLEATGNVTVKAGLDAKVQGTRATVKGTLQAALEGSAAATVQGAAVTVRGLTSFTP; encoded by the coding sequence GTGAGCACCATCGTGGACACCATCGCGGCCATCGTGCGCAACGAGCTCAGCGCGGTCCGCGGCACTGAGCTGGGCGTGGTGGAAGACGTCTACCCGCACCGCGACAGCGACGACGACAACAACTACGGCTGCGACGTCACGCTGAAGAACAGCGGCCTGGCGCTGAAACGGGTGCCGGTGGCCACCGGGCACGTCGGCACGGTCGCCATCCCGAACATCGGCGATCTGGTGCTGGTCGCGTTCGCGCAGGGGGACGTGAACTCGCCGATCATCATCGGCAGGCTCTACAACGACATCGACCGGCCGACACTGTCCACAACGGACGAAGTGGTGTTCCGGCTGCCGTTGGCGGAGCCGGACGACAAGAGCGTGCTGGCCGCGATCCGCAACCACGCCGACGGCAGCCCGCCGCGCGAGCTGGTGATCGAGATGCCGCCGAAGATCACCGTGCGGATCGTGGACGGGGTGGTCACCGCGACCGCCGGCAAGACCGAGCTCAAGCTCGACCAGTCCGGCGCCAGCGGTGGCACGGTGACGGTCTCCTCCGGCAGCACCACGATCACCATGGACCAGGACGGCGACGTGCGGCTGTCGTCGGCCGGTTCGGTCAGTTTCACCGCGGCCAAGGACCTCACCCTGGAGGCCACCGGCAACGTCACCGTCAAGGCCGGGCTCGACGCGAAGGTGCAGGGCACCCGCGCCACCGTCAAGGGCACCCTCCAGGCCGCCCTCGAAGGCTCCGCGGCGGCCACCGTCCAAGGCGCCGCTGTCACCGTTCGCGGGCTTACTTCTTTTACGCCATAA
- a CDS encoding GPW/gp25 family protein, whose amino-acid sequence MADAASIARRDARFGTDLRLLGDLERAEQRERGSDLRTAVRPETSGTDLQRLIGVPDLQQALLLRFLTEQGELAHLGHPDYGSRLHELIGEPNTETTRNRAKLYALQALQAEPRVARVQSIEVRTQRSRPNRIDISASVLTIDSDTPLNLVFPVQLDGGTP is encoded by the coding sequence ATGGCAGACGCGGCAAGCATCGCCCGGCGTGACGCCCGGTTCGGCACCGACCTCCGGCTGCTCGGCGATCTCGAACGGGCCGAACAGCGGGAACGCGGCAGTGACCTGCGCACCGCCGTCCGCCCGGAGACCTCCGGGACGGACCTGCAGCGGCTGATCGGCGTGCCCGATCTGCAGCAGGCCCTGCTGCTGAGGTTCCTCACCGAGCAAGGGGAACTCGCCCATCTCGGCCACCCGGACTACGGCAGCAGGCTGCACGAGCTGATCGGCGAGCCGAACACCGAGACCACCCGCAACCGGGCCAAGCTCTACGCGCTGCAGGCCCTGCAGGCCGAGCCGCGGGTGGCGCGGGTCCAATCCATCGAAGTGCGCACCCAGCGGAGCAGGCCGAACCGGATCGACATCTCGGCCTCGGTGCTGACGATCGACTCGGACACCCCGCTCAACCTGGTGTTCCCGGTTCAGCTCGACGGAGGGACGCCATGA
- a CDS encoding baseplate J/gp47 family protein — protein MNGDTATLIDRPYGDLVDDILTAVVGGVVNEPIPFDLKVLTYPLAERATGVRGITGTAARARRNFLPQIDFVFDPAANVVVWLEDGTLPDDDTTFFVDYFRVDSRSPLTDINVGSVTRTLSEAVGREIATVYQQINLAYLSAFVETATGKSLEYVVSILDVFRKTAEFAEVLVTFFRSPSVDGNITIAAGTRLATAKGVVFVAAQPRTLQRGQARIDVPARADVGFAGDAGLVAAGEITEMTQPVAGIERVSNLDPAQRAAADETDDELRLRAKAALRSLGKATLAALDRVIREGRGKPVEFFDPNSPPATRSDPGTVTVVVDAEPERLPSLRAAVHDTRAAGVLATLLARYVFITPRLVVSVDGNISAPGKAQIAADVVAALGAHVDGLSRGDNADGAKLLETVLGVPDVLSATMKDVVVARADLSGPGGGDAGLVAALLTAARNTPPGDEDALRTAFENAVTAFGPQAPGDGRIPDRGLLQSTVDGRAGQQATDAEIEAGTYQVVATVDGDQWWIALDMSAADIRLEEASGAQG, from the coding sequence ATGAACGGCGACACCGCGACCCTGATCGACCGCCCGTACGGCGACCTGGTCGACGACATCCTCACCGCCGTGGTCGGCGGGGTGGTGAACGAGCCGATCCCGTTCGACCTCAAGGTGCTGACCTATCCGCTGGCCGAGCGCGCCACCGGGGTCCGCGGCATCACCGGCACCGCGGCTCGCGCGCGGCGCAACTTCTTGCCGCAGATCGACTTCGTGTTCGATCCGGCGGCGAACGTGGTGGTGTGGCTGGAGGACGGCACGCTGCCGGACGACGACACCACCTTCTTCGTGGACTACTTCCGGGTGGACAGCCGGTCGCCGCTGACCGACATCAACGTCGGCAGCGTCACCCGCACCCTGTCCGAGGCGGTGGGCCGCGAGATCGCCACCGTGTACCAGCAGATCAACCTGGCCTACCTGTCCGCCTTCGTGGAGACCGCGACCGGGAAGTCGCTGGAGTACGTGGTCTCGATCCTGGATGTGTTCCGCAAGACCGCGGAGTTCGCCGAAGTGCTGGTGACCTTCTTCCGCAGCCCTTCGGTGGACGGCAACATCACCATCGCCGCCGGCACCCGGCTGGCCACCGCGAAGGGCGTGGTGTTCGTCGCCGCCCAGCCGCGCACCCTGCAACGCGGCCAGGCGCGGATCGACGTGCCGGCCAGGGCGGACGTCGGGTTCGCCGGGGACGCGGGCCTGGTCGCGGCCGGCGAGATCACCGAGATGACCCAGCCGGTGGCCGGGATCGAACGGGTCAGCAACCTGGACCCGGCGCAGCGCGCGGCGGCCGACGAGACCGACGACGAGCTGCGGCTGCGGGCCAAGGCGGCGCTGCGTTCGCTGGGCAAGGCCACGCTGGCCGCGCTGGACAGGGTGATCCGGGAGGGCCGCGGCAAGCCGGTCGAGTTCTTCGACCCGAACAGCCCGCCGGCCACCAGGTCCGATCCGGGCACGGTGACCGTGGTGGTGGACGCCGAGCCGGAGCGGCTGCCAAGCCTGCGGGCCGCGGTGCACGACACCAGGGCCGCCGGGGTGCTGGCCACCCTGCTCGCGCGGTACGTGTTCATCACGCCTCGCCTGGTGGTGTCGGTGGACGGGAACATCTCCGCGCCGGGCAAGGCGCAGATCGCCGCGGACGTGGTGGCCGCGCTGGGCGCCCACGTGGACGGGCTTTCCCGCGGGGACAACGCGGACGGCGCGAAGCTGCTGGAAACCGTGCTCGGCGTGCCGGACGTGCTCAGCGCGACGATGAAGGACGTGGTGGTGGCCCGCGCGGACCTGTCCGGGCCGGGCGGTGGCGACGCGGGCCTGGTCGCGGCGCTGCTCACCGCAGCGCGGAACACGCCGCCGGGTGACGAGGATGCGTTGCGCACGGCCTTCGAGAACGCGGTCACCGCGTTCGGGCCGCAGGCGCCCGGCGACGGCCGGATCCCCGACCGCGGGCTCTTGCAGTCCACTGTGGACGGGCGAGCCGGGCAGCAGGCGACCGACGCCGAGATCGAGGCCGGCACCTACCAGGTGGTGGCCACCGTGGACGGCGACCAATGGTGGATCGCGCTGGACATGTCCGCCGCGGACATCCGGCTGGAGGAGGCGTCCGGTGCCCAAGGTTGA